In one window of Zingiber officinale cultivar Zhangliang chromosome 11A, Zo_v1.1, whole genome shotgun sequence DNA:
- the LOC122032824 gene encoding zinc finger protein CONSTANS-LIKE 3-like codes for MTSGGEVKKEGGAPRASSKPCDACSLSPAVLHCRADAAFLCGACDATVHGANGLASCHARAWLCEVCEAAPAVVICKSDAATLCATCDADIHSANPLARRHQRVPISPFLGPAASSLQDDASAYSLLHQEATPAQFFFSDADAYLDLDYATSDQEETKTVNGADPSCLRSPGCSYFDLNVTGSKLESDVSFSHSESSEAAVVPDVSQVPSAATACLPCTDPAMARAEREVRLMRYREKRKSRRFEKTIRYTSRKAYAEARPRVKGRFVKRVEAEIDRIYSSAAEAVAALMVPQEGDY; via the exons ATGACGAGCGGCGGCGAGGTGAAGAAGGAAGGCGGCGCTCCGCGCGCGTCCTCGAAGCCCTGCGACGCCTGCAGCCTCTCCCCAGCTGTCCTCCACTGCCGCGCCGACGCCGCCTTCCTCTGCGGCGCTTGCGACGCCACCGTTCACGGCGCCAACGGTCTGGCCTCCTGCCACGCTCGCGCTTGGCTCTGCGAGGTCTGCGAGGCCGCCCCCGCCGTCGTGATCTGCAAATCCGACGCTGCCACCCTCTGCGCCACCTGCGATGCCGACATCCACTCCGCCAACCCCCTCGCCCGCCGCCATCAGCGAGTCCCCATCTCCCCCTTCCTAGGCCCCGCCGCCTCCTCCCTCCAGGATGACGCCTCAGCCTATTCTCTCCTCCACCAGGAGGCGACGCCGGCGCAGTTCTTCTTCTCCGACGCCGACGCCTACCTCGATCTCGATTATGCCACGTCAGATCAGGAGGAGACCAAGACCGTTAACGGAGCGGATCCGTCCTGCCTCCGCTCGCCCGGCTGCAGCTACTTCGATCTCAACGTGACCGGATCCAAGCTCGAGTCCGATGTTTCATTTTCCCACAGC GAGTCATCAGAGGCGGCGGTGGTGCCGGATGTGTCGCAGGTGCCGTCAGCAGCAACGGCGTGTCTTCCGTGCACGGACCCGGCCATGGCGCGCGCGGAGCGGGAGGTGAGGCTGATGCGGTATCGGGAGAAGAGAAAGAGCCGGCGGTTCGAGAAGACGATAAGGTACACGTCGAGGAAGGCCTACGCGGAGGCGCGGCCGAGGGTGAAGGGGCGGTTCGTGAAGCGGGTCGAGGCTGAGATCGACAGAATCTACTCTTCGGCGGCGGAGGCGGTGGCGGCTCTCATGGTCCCGCAGGAGGGTGACTACTAA
- the LOC122032823 gene encoding transcription factor MYB36-like, giving the protein MISLLPLRGRELEEEMGRAPCCDKANVKKGPWSPEEDAELKAYIEKHGTSGNWIALPHKIGLKRCGKSCRLRWLNYLRPNIKHGGFSEEEDQIILGLYISIGSRWSIIAAQLPGRTDNDIKNYWNTKLKKKLLGDYKQINRSKIPPQYSPTNYQEHSNFPGAHSEILTRASAAEAMQLHMYYNNEDDKSRAMVWPVYHHVEESQLTNSITSAKFVQQHAYPNDTASESSGPVSVVVTSGSTMGFNPMQEEKDQLLELDCFKELIEQEGTSWWSSDVEGFGEKAAGAVLSCSADSLLLDQEYMNLML; this is encoded by the exons ATGATTAGTCTTCTTCCCCTTCGAG GAAGAGAGCTAGAGGAAGAGATGGGGAGGGCTCCCTGTTGCGACAAGGCGAATGTGAAGAAGGGACCGTGGTCGCCCGAGGAGGATGCCGAGCTCAAGGCTTACATTGAAAAGCATGGAACCAGTGGCAATTGGATTGCTCTCCCTCACAAGATAG GCCTGAAAAGATGTGGAAAGAGCTGCAGATTAAGATGGCTCAATTATCTGAGGCCTAATATTAAACATGGTGGCTTCTCTGAAGAGGAAGACCAAATCATACTCGGCCTTTACATCAGTATTGGAAGCAG GTGGTCAATTATTGCAGCACAGCTGCCAGGGAGAACAGATAATGACATCAAGAACTACTGGAACACAAAGCTGAAGAAGAAACTTCTTGGCGACTACAAGCAAATTAACAGATCAAAAATTCCTCCTCAGTACTCGCCAACCAATTACCAAGAACACTCCAATTTTCCGGGAGCACACTCAGAAATCCTAACTCGTGCGTCAGCTGCGGAGGCGATGCAACTCCATATGTACTATAACAACGAGGATGATAAGAGCCGTGCGATGGTTTGGCCGGTGTACCACCATGTCGAAGAGAGCCAACTTACCAATTCGATCACCTCTGCCAAGTTCGTGCAACAACACGCTTATCCCAACGATACTGCGAGTGAATCATCTGGTCCAGTTTCTGTCGTCGTCACGAGCGGTTCGACGATGGGGTTTAATCCGATGCAGGAGGAGAAGGATCAGTTGCTGGAGTTGGACTGCTTCAAGGAATTGATAGAGCAGGAAGGCACGAGCTGGTGGTCAAGTGATGTGGAGGGTTTTGGGGAGAAGGCGGCAGGAGCAGTGTTGAGTTGCTCGGCTGATTCTTTATTGCTTGATCAGGAGTACATGAATTTGATGCTGTGA